Proteins found in one Vagococcus carniphilus genomic segment:
- a CDS encoding ABC transporter ATP-binding protein, with the protein MALLMKKIKEQGRFVFLSFLMTVIMVTSQLWQPKLLQKVMTAVMNEDNQELKSVGIVLIIVAIIGLLAGIVNTVLAAKVSQEVASGMRADGFKKIQTFSFSDVEKFSTSNLVVRLTNDVNQVQNIVMMTFQTILRIPILFIGSFILAMITLPKLWWVIILLVVLVFLTVSTLFGLMGKHFTKIQGYIERVNSIAKENLAGIRVVKSFVQEKNEIKKFTSVSDKLAKHTISVGNLFSVMIPTFMLIANLAIVTSIFFAADYAKTDLEVIGAIVSFMNYLMQIMMSIIIGGMMMMMASRGMVSLKRLNEIMETEPTLTFKTEGTQPIETGAVSFENVSFTYDGADKPTLSNINFKVSSGQSIGVVGATGAGKSTLAQMIVRMYDPTEGSIHVGGANLVDVDKTDLRENVALVLQKAILFSGTIADNLRQGNRKADDKAMKRASTIAQATEFIDTQVDGYYGHVEERGSNFSGGQKQRLSISRGVIGNPKVLVLDDSTSALDARSEKLVKEALANELTDTTTFIIAQKISSVVQADNILVLDDGKLVAQGTHKELLKTSDVYREIYETQKAKEVE; encoded by the coding sequence ATGGCATTATTGATGAAGAAAATCAAAGAACAAGGCCGCTTTGTATTTCTGTCGTTTTTGATGACGGTTATTATGGTAACATCACAATTGTGGCAGCCAAAATTACTGCAAAAAGTAATGACTGCGGTTATGAATGAAGACAATCAAGAATTAAAAAGTGTGGGAATTGTCTTAATTATCGTTGCGATAATCGGCTTACTTGCAGGAATTGTAAACACCGTTCTAGCAGCAAAAGTTTCTCAAGAAGTTGCATCTGGTATGAGAGCAGATGGTTTTAAAAAAATTCAAACTTTCTCATTTAGTGACGTTGAAAAATTTTCAACAAGTAACCTGGTTGTTCGTTTAACAAATGATGTGAACCAAGTACAAAATATTGTTATGATGACTTTTCAAACTATTTTAAGAATTCCAATTTTATTTATAGGGAGCTTCATTTTAGCTATGATTACACTTCCTAAATTGTGGTGGGTTATTATTCTATTAGTTGTATTAGTATTCTTAACGGTTAGCACTTTATTTGGATTAATGGGTAAACACTTTACTAAAATTCAAGGATATATTGAAAGAGTTAATAGTATTGCTAAAGAAAATTTAGCTGGTATCCGTGTGGTCAAATCTTTTGTACAAGAAAAGAATGAAATTAAAAAATTTACAAGTGTGTCAGATAAATTAGCTAAACACACTATTTCGGTTGGAAACTTGTTCTCAGTAATGATTCCAACATTTATGTTAATTGCTAATTTAGCAATTGTTACTTCTATTTTCTTTGCGGCTGATTATGCTAAAACAGATTTAGAAGTTATTGGTGCCATCGTGTCATTTATGAATTATTTAATGCAAATCATGATGAGTATTATCATCGGAGGTATGATGATGATGATGGCTTCTCGTGGGATGGTTTCTTTGAAGCGATTAAATGAAATCATGGAAACAGAACCAACATTAACGTTTAAAACAGAAGGCACTCAACCAATTGAAACAGGAGCAGTGTCATTTGAAAATGTTAGTTTTACTTATGATGGAGCAGATAAACCAACCTTAAGTAATATCAACTTTAAGGTGTCATCTGGTCAATCAATAGGTGTTGTTGGAGCAACAGGTGCTGGAAAATCAACGTTAGCTCAAATGATTGTTAGAATGTATGACCCGACGGAAGGTAGTATCCATGTCGGTGGAGCTAACTTAGTTGATGTTGATAAAACAGACTTAAGAGAAAATGTCGCATTGGTATTACAGAAAGCTATTCTTTTTTCAGGTACGATTGCAGATAACTTGAGACAAGGAAATAGAAAAGCTGATGACAAAGCAATGAAAAGAGCCTCTACTATCGCTCAAGCAACTGAGTTTATTGATACGCAAGTTGATGGTTATTATGGTCATGTTGAAGAAAGGGGATCAAATTTCTCGGGTGGTCAAAAACAACGTTTATCTATTTCAAGAGGTGTCATTGGTAATCCTAAGGTTTTAGTTTTAGATGATAGCACAAGTGCTTTAGATGCTCGCTCTGAAAAATTAGTTAAAGAAGCTCTAGCGAATGAATTAACTGATACAACAACATTTATTATTGCTCAAAAGATTTCATCAGTGGTTCAAGCTGATAATATTTTAGTTTTAGATGATGGTAAATTAGTTGCTCAAGGAACACATAAAGAGTTACTTAAAACAAGTGATGTTTACCGAGAAATTTATGAAACCCAAAAAGCTAAGGAGGTTGAATAA
- a CDS encoding ABC transporter ATP-binding protein, whose product MSKKSNKKKSVAQFFWRYLSVYRWQLFVITVAIIFSTYLQVKAPQYTGKAIEELAKYAGTYFAMHDADKGPFVSIIKLLVGLYLLNWISMFVQNILMSAVTGKSTNHMRIDLFKKLEKMTIEYFDNHQDGEILSRFTSDLDNISNTLNQALIQVLTNISMMIGVLIMMFRENVQMTWATLAISPVAILIAVYIIKQAEKNVEIQQENIGKLNGYINEKISGQKVIITNGLEEETIEGFEELNQEVKKATFKGQVYSGLLFPTMQGISILNTAIVIFFGGVLVLNGDMDKAAGLGLIVMFIQYSQQFYMPLTQISSQFSMLQLAFTGARRLNEIFVVDDEFERENTSSISGIQFDVTLKDVDFSYQPGKPILKKINIQARKGQMVALVGPTGSGKTTVMNLLNRFYNVDGGSISIDGKDIRDISLPSLRSHIGIVLQESVLFSGTIRDNIVFGNEEASEEDMISAAKQANIHEFIQSLEKGYDTEINDENSVFSVGQKQLISIARTILTDPSLLILDEATSNVDTVTESRIQKAMENIIEGRTSFVIAHRLKTILNADYIVVLNQGEVIEEGTHEELLEAHGFYAELYENQFVFE is encoded by the coding sequence ATGTCTAAAAAATCAAATAAGAAAAAAAGTGTAGCTCAATTTTTCTGGCGTTATTTAAGTGTTTACAGATGGCAGCTTTTTGTTATTACTGTAGCGATTATTTTTTCAACTTACTTACAAGTAAAAGCACCACAATATACAGGTAAAGCGATTGAAGAATTAGCAAAATATGCAGGAACTTATTTTGCTATGCATGACGCAGACAAAGGTCCTTTTGTGAGTATCATTAAACTTCTAGTAGGTTTATATTTACTTAACTGGATTTCAATGTTTGTTCAAAATATTTTAATGTCTGCTGTAACTGGTAAATCAACAAATCATATGCGGATAGACTTATTTAAAAAGTTAGAAAAAATGACAATAGAGTATTTTGACAACCATCAAGATGGAGAAATTTTAAGCCGTTTTACAAGTGATTTGGACAATATCTCAAACACATTAAATCAAGCATTGATTCAAGTGTTAACAAACATATCAATGATGATAGGTGTATTGATTATGATGTTTAGGGAAAATGTTCAAATGACTTGGGCAACTTTAGCTATTTCTCCAGTGGCCATTTTAATTGCTGTTTATATTATTAAACAAGCAGAAAAAAATGTTGAAATTCAACAAGAGAATATTGGAAAATTGAATGGCTATATCAATGAGAAAATATCTGGTCAAAAAGTAATCATAACAAATGGTTTAGAAGAAGAAACAATCGAAGGTTTTGAAGAACTAAATCAAGAAGTTAAAAAAGCTACTTTTAAAGGTCAAGTATACTCAGGATTACTATTCCCTACTATGCAAGGTATTTCAATTTTGAATACAGCAATCGTTATCTTCTTTGGTGGTGTTTTAGTATTGAATGGAGATATGGATAAAGCTGCAGGTTTGGGACTAATTGTTATGTTTATTCAATATTCTCAACAGTTCTATATGCCACTAACACAAATTTCATCTCAATTTAGTATGCTACAACTTGCTTTCACAGGAGCTAGAAGATTAAATGAAATTTTTGTTGTTGACGATGAATTTGAAAGAGAAAATACAAGCTCAATTTCAGGAATTCAATTTGATGTCACATTAAAAGATGTGGATTTTTCTTATCAACCAGGAAAACCAATTTTGAAAAAGATTAATATTCAAGCAAGAAAAGGTCAAATGGTCGCTCTTGTTGGTCCAACAGGTTCAGGTAAAACAACTGTCATGAACTTACTTAATCGTTTTTACAATGTTGATGGGGGAAGTATTTCAATTGATGGTAAAGATATTAGAGATATTTCTTTACCTAGCCTTCGTTCTCATATTGGGATAGTACTGCAAGAATCAGTTCTATTTTCAGGTACGATTAGAGATAATATTGTTTTTGGAAATGAAGAGGCATCAGAAGAAGATATGATTTCTGCTGCTAAACAAGCTAATATTCATGAATTTATTCAGTCTCTGGAAAAAGGCTATGATACAGAGATTAATGATGAAAATAGTGTGTTTAGTGTTGGTCAAAAGCAGCTAATAAGTATTGCGCGTACTATTTTGACTGATCCTTCACTTTTAATTTTGGATGAGGCAACTAGTAACGTTGATACAGTTACCGAAAGTAGAATCCAAAAAGCAATGGAAAATATTATTGAAGGACGTACAAGTTTTGTGATTGCTCATAGATTAAAAACAATTTTAAATGCTGATTATATTGTTGTTTTAAATCAAGGTGAAGTTATTGAAGAAGGAACTCATGAAGAGTTATTAGAAGCTCATGGTTTTTATGCGGAACTTTATGAAAATCAATTTGTTTTTGAATAA
- a CDS encoding response regulator transcription factor, which translates to MSNKILIVEDEKNLARFVELELKHEGYETEVHYNGRTGLEAALSGDWDAILLDLMLPELNGLEVCRRIRQVKNTPIIMMTARDSVIDRVSGLDHGADDYIIKPFAIEELLARLRALLRRIDIEGDKNITKQTTITYRDLTIEKENRVVRRADEIIELTKREYELLLILMENINVVLSRDVLLNKVWGYEIEVETNVVDVYIRYLRNKIDVPGEDSYIQTVRGTGYVMRS; encoded by the coding sequence ATGTCCAATAAAATTTTAATTGTTGAAGATGAAAAGAATTTAGCTCGTTTTGTAGAATTAGAACTCAAACATGAAGGTTACGAGACAGAGGTCCATTATAATGGGCGAACTGGTCTGGAAGCTGCTTTATCAGGAGATTGGGATGCTATTTTACTAGACTTAATGTTACCTGAATTAAACGGGTTAGAAGTTTGTCGTCGAATTAGACAAGTCAAAAACACACCCATTATTATGATGACTGCAAGAGATTCTGTGATTGACCGTGTTTCAGGGTTAGATCATGGTGCAGATGATTATATTATTAAACCATTTGCTATCGAAGAATTATTAGCAAGATTAAGAGCATTGCTTCGCCGCATTGATATTGAAGGCGATAAAAATATCACTAAACAAACCACTATTACTTATCGTGATCTAACGATTGAAAAAGAAAATCGTGTGGTTCGTCGTGCGGATGAAATTATTGAATTAACTAAACGAGAATACGAATTATTACTTATTCTTATGGAAAACATTAACGTTGTTTTATCAAGAGATGTCCTATTAAATAAGGTGTGGGGCTACGAAATTGAAGTTGAAACAAATGTTGTGGATGTTTATATTCGTTATTTAAGAAATAAAATTGATGTACCTGGTGAAGATAGTTATATCCAAACTGTTCGAGGTACAGGATATGTGATGAGATCGTAA